A region from the Vespula pensylvanica isolate Volc-1 chromosome 9, ASM1446617v1, whole genome shotgun sequence genome encodes:
- the LOC122631639 gene encoding protein tyrosine phosphatase type IVA 1 → MSNMRVKDIRPAPAEIEYKNMKFLITDRPNDQTIHTFIQELKKHNVKEVVRVCEPTYKVEELKTEGINVIDLVFDDGTFPPNEVVDEWFELLKNRFRETPDACVAVHCVAGLGRAPVLVALALIELGLKYEDAVALIREKRRGAINAKQLAYLEKYRPKSRLKLKNGQKNSCCIQ, encoded by the exons ATGAGCAACATGAGGGTAAAGGATATCAGGCCGGCGCCCGCCGAGATTGAATACAAAAACATGAAGTTCCTCATTACTGATCGGCCCAATGATCAGACAATTCATACTTTTATTCAA gAACTGAAAAAGCACAATGTGAAAGAAGTAGTGAGAGTCTGTGAACCAACGTACAAAGTGGAAGAACTTAAGACAGAAGGAATCAATGTCATAGATTTGGTATTTGACGACGGGACGTTTCCACCAAACGAG GTAGTCGATGAGTGGTTCGAGTTACTAAAAAATCGATTCCGTGAAACACCTGATGCTTGCGTAGCAGTACACTGTGTTGCAGGGCTCGGTAGAGCGCCCGTATTAGTTGCTCTTGCTCTCATCGAATTGGGTCTTAAATACGAAGATGCTGTTGCTTTGATTAGAGA aAAAAGGCGAGGCGCTATAAACGCAAAGCAACTGGCCTACCTTGAAAAGTATCGTCCCAAATCACGATTGAAGCTCAAAAATGGACAGAAGAATTCTTGCTGCatccaataa